In Calidithermus timidus DSM 17022, the following are encoded in one genomic region:
- a CDS encoding thermonuclease family protein yields MKPWFVLLLALVGLSLAQSILVGRSSVIDGDTLEIQGVRIRLWGVDSVESSQTCLDAAGKPWPCGRRAAFALADFLGQRTVHCEQKDTDRYGRMVAVCSVGGTEVNRWLVEQGWAMAYTRYGGAVYLDSQRQAQAARRGIWQGSFEPPWEYRSNPANPPTAGTPRGSDPTSAYYRNCTEARAAGAAPIYRGQPGYRKGLDRDGDGVACER; encoded by the coding sequence ATGAAACCTTGGTTTGTTTTGTTGTTGGCCCTGGTGGGGTTGTCTCTAGCTCAGAGTATCCTGGTGGGCCGCTCGAGTGTGATTGACGGGGACACCCTGGAGATCCAGGGGGTGCGCATCCGCCTGTGGGGGGTGGACTCCGTAGAGAGCAGCCAGACCTGCCTGGACGCGGCCGGGAAGCCCTGGCCCTGTGGCCGGCGGGCGGCTTTTGCCCTGGCCGATTTCTTGGGGCAGCGCACCGTGCACTGTGAGCAGAAAGACACCGACCGCTACGGGCGCATGGTGGCGGTGTGCAGCGTGGGCGGCACCGAAGTCAACCGCTGGCTGGTGGAGCAGGGCTGGGCGATGGCCTACACCCGCTACGGCGGGGCTGTGTACCTCGACAGCCAGAGGCAAGCCCAGGCCGCCCGGCGGGGCATCTGGCAGGGGAGTTTTGAGCCACCCTGGGAGTACCGCAGCAACCCGGCCAACCCGCCCACCGCCGGTACGCCACGGGGATCCGATCCGACCAGCGCCTACTACCGCAATTGCACCGAGGCCCGCGCGGCTGGGGCCGCTCCCATCTACCGGGGGCAGCCGGGATACCGGAAGGGGCTGGATCGGGACGGCGACGGGGTGGCGTGTGAGCGCTGA
- a CDS encoding putative bifunctional diguanylate cyclase/phosphodiesterase yields the protein MGLGVAALSAVWVGLAGWLLGMRGGLVLAAVNFPLHVWLFSQVGEPVLMTLKGPGFYVGLLLGAASGWVRGLVERLEASEERYRSLVEMAPVGVLVHDGERILYANPEAGRMLGARHPKELLGCSVRSLVGPESLPLVPTHVETLLSPRESSEYPGAGRPGAELVEVRWRRRDGTPVTAEVSGARVWYAGQAAIQLTLRDLSAQQRLQHSLERLTYHDPVTELPNRAALLQEGARILALAHRQGWGVAVLWLGLEGFASLREALGQGRVDRLLRQVGERLRRVTREQDYLASCGGGEFALVAQNAAPTGVLRLARRLQRALEAPLFLGDRPVHLTPSVGIACYPKNALDLEGLLSAAYAAMQRARSEDCRVALFDPEAARQAREHMVLEEELRRALAEGELTLHYQPVLDLRSGQVAGVEALVRWLHPTRGFISPEVFIPLAEERGLIRELDRYVLREVLEQARSLPGWVAVNLAPQSFREPGFVRFLQESLEQTTTAPDKLVLEITERTLADPRTAQPVLERLRALGVWVAVDDFGTGYSSLTYLRSFPLDHLKVDRSFVQGIGSHPQDQAILRGVFFLARNLGLECVAEGVETAEQVEWLRAEGCALAQGYHFARPMPLEQLRTWLHSHDSLRSSSSAGDNPGK from the coding sequence ATGGGCTTGGGGGTCGCGGCCCTCAGCGCGGTCTGGGTGGGGTTGGCCGGTTGGCTGCTGGGGATGAGGGGAGGGCTGGTGCTGGCGGCAGTGAACTTTCCTTTGCACGTATGGCTGTTCAGCCAGGTAGGGGAGCCGGTACTGATGACCCTCAAAGGGCCCGGCTTCTACGTGGGACTGCTGCTGGGGGCGGCCAGCGGCTGGGTGCGGGGACTGGTGGAAAGGCTGGAAGCCAGCGAGGAGCGCTACCGCAGCCTGGTGGAGATGGCTCCTGTAGGGGTGCTGGTGCACGACGGGGAGCGCATCCTCTATGCCAATCCGGAGGCCGGACGCATGTTGGGGGCCCGGCACCCTAAGGAATTGCTGGGGTGCTCGGTGCGGAGCCTGGTGGGGCCTGAAAGCCTGCCCCTGGTGCCTACGCACGTGGAGACTCTCCTATCGCCGCGCGAAAGCAGCGAGTACCCGGGGGCGGGACGGCCAGGGGCCGAACTGGTGGAGGTGAGGTGGCGCCGCCGCGACGGTACACCCGTCACGGCCGAGGTCAGCGGGGCGAGGGTGTGGTACGCGGGCCAGGCGGCCATCCAGCTAACCCTGCGCGACCTGAGCGCCCAGCAGCGGTTACAGCATAGCCTCGAGCGCCTGACCTACCACGATCCGGTGACCGAACTGCCCAACCGCGCGGCGCTGCTCCAGGAAGGGGCCAGGATACTGGCCCTGGCGCACCGCCAGGGTTGGGGGGTAGCAGTCTTGTGGCTGGGGCTGGAGGGCTTTGCCTCTTTGCGCGAGGCGCTGGGCCAGGGCCGGGTGGACCGGCTATTGCGCCAGGTGGGGGAGCGCTTGCGGCGGGTTACCCGCGAGCAGGACTACCTGGCCTCCTGCGGGGGAGGGGAGTTTGCCCTGGTAGCGCAAAACGCCGCTCCCACCGGGGTATTGCGCCTGGCCCGGCGGCTGCAAAGAGCCCTGGAGGCCCCCTTGTTCCTGGGGGACCGGCCCGTCCACCTCACCCCCAGCGTGGGCATCGCCTGCTATCCCAAGAACGCCCTCGACCTGGAGGGGCTGCTCTCGGCGGCCTACGCTGCCATGCAGCGAGCCCGAAGCGAGGACTGCCGGGTGGCTCTGTTTGACCCCGAGGCCGCCCGCCAGGCCCGCGAACATATGGTTCTGGAGGAAGAGCTGCGCCGGGCGCTAGCCGAAGGGGAACTCACCCTGCACTACCAGCCGGTGCTGGACCTACGCAGCGGGCAGGTCGCGGGGGTGGAAGCCCTGGTGCGCTGGCTGCATCCCACCCGGGGCTTCATTTCCCCCGAGGTCTTCATCCCCCTGGCCGAGGAACGCGGCCTTATCCGCGAGCTCGACCGCTATGTACTGCGGGAGGTGCTCGAGCAGGCCAGGAGCCTGCCGGGATGGGTGGCAGTCAACCTCGCCCCCCAGAGCTTTCGCGAGCCGGGGTTTGTGCGCTTCCTGCAGGAGAGCCTGGAGCAAACCACGACCGCCCCGGACAAGCTGGTGCTGGAGATCACCGAGCGTACCCTGGCTGATCCCCGTACTGCCCAGCCAGTGCTGGAGCGGCTCAGAGCGCTGGGGGTATGGGTGGCGGTGGACGACTTTGGCACCGGCTACTCCTCGCTGACGTACCTGCGGAGCTTTCCGCTCGACCACCTCAAGGTCGACCGCAGCTTCGTACAGGGGATCGGAAGCCATCCTCAGGACCAGGCCATCCTGCGCGGCGTCTTCTTCCTGGCCAGGAACCTGGGCTTGGAGTGCGTGGCCGAGGGGGTGGAGACCGCCGAGCAGGTGGAGTGGCTGCGGGCTGAGGGTTGTGCCCTGGCTCAGGGCTATCACTTCGCCCGGCCCATGCCCCTCGAGCAGCTGCGCACTTGGCTTCACAGCCACGACTCCCTGCGCTCGAGCTCCTCGGCTGGAGACAACCCCGGGAAGTGA